The following are from one region of the uncultured Hyphomonas sp. genome:
- the rpoN gene encoding RNA polymerase factor sigma-54 encodes MKQSLDMRQGTSLVMTPQLQQAIKLLQLSNQELAEFVEAEIERNPLLQKTEDNDGAGEGSEPARREEMSLDDSSGMGEAREQLDAPGEDVYEPGTGSDNAMPAGVSGPSAKADWSGIGAGAASDDYDMASNTSSNVTLNQHLHDQLQLAGLSAADRLIAARLIDETDEGGYLRTTVEEVAKDLGADEANVEAVLQVCQGFEPTGVMARSIPECLALQLKERGRYDPAMEAMIENLALVAKHDLKTLSDRCGVGKEDLVDMMTELRQLSPKPGSGYSSDTTIAVQPDVYVRELPNGMFAVELNSDTLPRVLMDKAYYAEVSALKMRDKEKEFISECAASASWLIKSLDQRARTILKVASEIVRQQDAFFAHGVAHLKPLNLKQVADAIEMHESTVSRVTTNKYMSTPRGLFELKYFFSAAIPATGGGEAHSAEAVRYRIKQLIDKEDPDDVLSDDQIVEILTGYGVEIARRTVAKYRESLHIPSSVQRRRINRAS; translated from the coding sequence ATGAAACAATCACTCGACATGCGCCAGGGCACGTCCCTGGTCATGACGCCACAACTACAGCAGGCCATCAAACTGCTGCAGCTGTCCAACCAGGAACTCGCTGAGTTCGTCGAAGCCGAAATCGAACGCAATCCGTTGCTTCAGAAGACGGAAGACAATGACGGGGCGGGTGAAGGCAGCGAACCCGCCCGCCGCGAAGAGATGTCGCTCGACGACAGCTCCGGCATGGGCGAGGCGCGCGAACAGCTGGATGCGCCGGGTGAGGATGTTTACGAGCCGGGCACGGGCTCTGATAATGCCATGCCGGCCGGGGTCTCCGGCCCGTCCGCCAAGGCAGACTGGTCCGGTATCGGGGCAGGGGCTGCCAGCGATGATTACGACATGGCCTCCAACACGTCTTCCAATGTGACGCTGAACCAGCACCTGCACGACCAGTTGCAGCTGGCCGGCCTGTCGGCGGCAGACCGGCTGATTGCGGCCCGCCTGATCGATGAGACCGATGAGGGAGGCTACCTGCGCACCACGGTCGAGGAGGTTGCAAAGGATCTCGGCGCCGATGAAGCGAATGTCGAGGCCGTGCTGCAGGTCTGCCAGGGCTTTGAGCCGACGGGCGTGATGGCGCGCTCCATTCCGGAATGCCTGGCGCTGCAGCTGAAAGAGCGCGGCCGCTACGACCCGGCCATGGAAGCGATGATCGAGAACCTCGCCCTCGTCGCCAAGCATGACCTGAAAACCCTGTCGGACCGCTGCGGCGTCGGCAAGGAAGACCTGGTGGACATGATGACGGAGCTGCGCCAGCTGTCTCCGAAGCCGGGCTCGGGCTATTCCTCAGACACGACCATCGCCGTCCAGCCAGACGTCTATGTGCGTGAGCTGCCGAACGGCATGTTCGCGGTGGAGCTGAATTCCGACACGCTGCCGCGCGTGCTGATGGACAAGGCCTATTATGCCGAAGTCTCGGCCCTGAAGATGCGCGACAAGGAAAAGGAGTTCATCTCCGAATGCGCCGCTTCTGCCAGCTGGCTGATCAAGTCACTGGACCAGCGCGCCCGGACCATCCTGAAAGTGGCGAGCGAGATCGTGCGCCAGCAGGACGCCTTCTTTGCGCATGGTGTCGCACACCTGAAACCGCTGAACCTGAAACAGGTGGCCGATGCGATCGAGATGCACGAATCTACCGTCAGCCGCGTGACGACCAACAAATACATGTCGACGCCGCGCGGGCTGTTTGAGCTGAAATACTTCTTCTCCGCCGCCATCCCGGCGACCGGGGGCGGGGAGGCGCATTCCGCCGAAGCCGTCCGTTACCGGATCAAGCAGCTGATCGACAAGGAAGACCCGGACGACGTTCTGTCAGACGACCAGATCGTGGAAATCCTCACCGGCTACGGCGTCGAAATCGCCCGCCGCACAGTCGCCAAATACCGCGAAAGCCTGCACATCCCCTCCAGCGTCCAACGCCGCCGGATCAACAGGGCGAGTTGA
- the lptB gene encoding LPS export ABC transporter ATP-binding protein: MTESAEGLVVKNIAKSFGKRQVVRDVSLSLQRGEVVGLLGPNGAGKTTCFYMIMGLIGVDSGEISIDGEDVTRLPMYQRARLGVGYLPQEASIFRGMTVEENVLAVAELVEKDRGARMAQVDSLLSELHVEHLRNQAATSLSGGERRRVEIARALASRPSFMLLDEPFTGIDPLAISDISDLVRYLKQRGLGVLITDHQVRETLQIVDRAYVMYDGDVLFDGSPESVLKNEDVRRVYLGDQFAA; this comes from the coding sequence ATGACCGAGTCGGCCGAAGGCCTTGTCGTTAAGAATATTGCCAAGTCATTTGGCAAACGACAGGTCGTGCGGGATGTCTCGCTTTCTCTTCAGCGCGGAGAAGTTGTTGGCCTGCTTGGACCCAATGGGGCCGGCAAAACGACCTGCTTTTACATGATTATGGGCCTGATCGGCGTCGATTCGGGAGAAATTTCGATCGACGGCGAGGATGTGACCCGTCTTCCCATGTATCAGCGCGCACGCCTCGGCGTGGGCTATCTTCCGCAGGAGGCCTCGATTTTCCGGGGCATGACAGTGGAAGAGAATGTACTGGCCGTGGCGGAACTGGTCGAAAAAGACCGGGGCGCACGTATGGCACAGGTCGATAGCCTGCTCAGCGAACTGCACGTGGAACATCTGCGCAATCAGGCCGCCACTTCCCTGTCGGGAGGTGAACGCCGCCGCGTCGAGATTGCCCGTGCGCTCGCATCACGTCCAAGCTTCATGCTACTGGACGAACCGTTCACCGGTATCGACCCGCTTGCCATTTCCGACATTTCCGACCTTGTCCGCTATCTGAAGCAGCGTGGCCTGGGCGTCCTGATTACGGACCACCAGGTGCGCGAAACCCTTCAGATCGTCGACCGGGCCTATGTCATGTATGATGGTGATGTTCTCTTCGATGGCTCGCCGGAAAGCGTGCTGAAGAACGAGGATGTGCGCAGGGTCTATCTGGGTGACCAGTTCGCCGCTTGA
- a CDS encoding LptA/OstA family protein, producing MARIRNLGVLLAGVFAVFTAPAHAQISSEGGPIYINSDRTESLERERKVLLIGNVDIQQGDARLRADKVTMIFASKEGDGSSTVGGSFGQIESMTADGDVFYVTPELKAKGDRGVYTANSDTIVMTGDVALMRGRDVAEGKVLELEITNRRTTLDGGNGRTRMMIEPDAENGSNG from the coding sequence ATGGCTCGAATTAGGAATCTCGGCGTTCTTCTGGCGGGTGTTTTCGCTGTTTTCACCGCCCCGGCCCACGCGCAGATCTCGTCCGAAGGCGGGCCGATCTATATCAATTCCGACCGGACGGAGAGCCTGGAGCGGGAACGCAAGGTGCTGCTGATCGGCAATGTCGACATCCAGCAGGGCGATGCCCGGCTGCGCGCCGACAAGGTCACGATGATCTTCGCCAGCAAGGAAGGCGACGGAAGCAGCACGGTGGGGGGCAGTTTCGGCCAGATCGAGTCCATGACGGCCGATGGCGATGTCTTCTACGTCACGCCTGAACTGAAGGCGAAAGGGGACCGCGGCGTCTATACGGCCAACAGCGACACGATCGTCATGACCGGCGATGTTGCCCTGATGCGCGGCCGCGATGTGGCAGAAGGCAAAGTGCTTGAGCTTGAGATCACGAACCGGCGCACCACATTGGATGGTGGCAATGGCCGCACCCGCATGATGATCGAACCGGATGCCGAAAACGGGTCGAACGGGTAA
- a CDS encoding ribonuclease D, producing the protein MNGITLHKGDLPAELDFGPVVAIDCEAMGLNLHRDHLTLVQLSSGDGTAHLVQLGRDYDCPNLKALLTDPKVVKIFHFGRYDIAMMLRWMGITCAPVWCTKIASKLARTYTDRHGLKDVAREVAGAELSKAQQSSDWGTAELSDAQMQYAASDVLYLHKIKAGLEAMLIREGRLEMAQACFDFLPMRARLDLAGWDEQDIFAHS; encoded by the coding sequence ATGAACGGGATCACACTTCACAAGGGCGACCTGCCGGCCGAACTCGATTTCGGCCCTGTTGTTGCCATCGACTGCGAGGCCATGGGCCTCAATCTCCATCGCGATCACCTGACGCTGGTGCAGCTCTCCAGCGGCGACGGCACGGCGCATCTGGTGCAGCTGGGGCGGGACTATGATTGCCCGAACCTGAAGGCGCTGCTGACGGATCCGAAGGTCGTGAAGATCTTCCACTTTGGCCGCTATGACATCGCCATGATGCTGCGCTGGATGGGAATCACCTGCGCGCCGGTCTGGTGTACCAAGATCGCCTCGAAGCTGGCCCGCACCTATACAGACCGCCATGGCCTGAAGGATGTCGCCCGCGAAGTGGCCGGGGCGGAGCTGTCGAAAGCGCAGCAGAGCTCGGACTGGGGCACGGCCGAGCTCAGCGATGCGCAGATGCAGTACGCGGCCTCCGATGTGCTGTACCTGCACAAGATCAAGGCTGGGTTGGAGGCGATGCTGATCCGCGAGGGACGGCTCGAAATGGCGCAGGCCTGCTTTGACTTCCTGCCCATGCGCGCCCGGCTGGACCTGGCCGGCTGGGACGAGCAGGACATTTTCGCCCATAGCTGA